From the Candidatus Peregrinibacteria bacterium genome, one window contains:
- a CDS encoding NDP-sugar synthase, translating to MRAIILAGGFATRLWPLTEKTAKPLLSIGGKPIISFLLESLPEKIPVIVSTNAVFATDFEEWQTSFSDRDITIFSEDCLGEQKKTGALAAVALVISSLNIQEDVLVLAGDNLFFFDMEAFLRQANQYPLLAAYDIKDREEAKKFGVLVPKDNFSVAKFQEKPSDPESTLVSTGCLFFPKHLLSEIIRFSTEHNDNLGGIFEHFLKTGERVEYFPFHNPWFDIGSFPAFLEAHRHVVGENTVDEGAKKQGKNVFRGSVFLAKGSVLENTTIENSIIESNVTIRNASVRNSVIGKNATVTGVDISGIALREESFLSKE from the coding sequence ATGAGAGCGATTATACTTGCCGGCGGATTTGCAACACGACTTTGGCCGCTCACCGAAAAAACAGCAAAACCGCTCCTTTCTATTGGTGGAAAACCGATTATTTCTTTTTTGCTCGAGTCTCTTCCAGAAAAAATTCCAGTTATTGTTTCCACAAATGCCGTGTTCGCCACAGATTTTGAAGAGTGGCAGACCTCTTTTTCGGATCGAGATATTACCATTTTCTCTGAAGATTGTCTGGGAGAACAAAAAAAAACAGGTGCGCTTGCCGCAGTGGCGCTCGTTATTTCCTCTCTCAATATTCAAGAAGATGTTCTCGTTCTTGCAGGAGACAACCTCTTCTTTTTTGATATGGAAGCGTTTTTACGCCAAGCGAACCAATACCCACTCCTCGCGGCGTATGATATTAAAGATCGAGAAGAAGCCAAAAAATTTGGAGTTCTCGTTCCAAAAGACAATTTTTCTGTCGCGAAGTTTCAAGAAAAACCAAGTGACCCCGAAAGCACACTCGTGAGCACTGGTTGTCTATTTTTTCCAAAGCACCTCCTTTCAGAAATCATTCGCTTCTCTACGGAACACAACGATAATCTTGGAGGGATATTTGAGCACTTCCTAAAGACAGGAGAGCGAGTGGAGTATTTTCCTTTTCATAATCCATGGTTTGATATTGGGAGTTTTCCTGCATTTCTGGAGGCGCATCGGCATGTGGTTGGAGAAAATACAGTAGATGAAGGTGCAAAAAAACAAGGAAAAAATGTTTTTCGAGGAAGTGTTTTTTTAGCAAAAGGATCTGTTTTGGAAAACACCACTATTGAGAATTCCATTATTGAGTCTAACGTTACCATTCGTAACGCAAGTGTTCGGAATAGTGTTATTGGAAAAAATGCCACTGTGACGGGAGTTGATATCAGCGG
- a CDS encoding sugar transferase — protein MKNARPLLLRKIGEMAVDSIIIPIAFVVSYFLRVGSYFSTDFPFSPYIVLSLIITPAFLFFFAWSGLYALEEKRPLELLRAISVSCLAGSMLFVLIFFFKREIFFSRLILLFIWGISTTFVFGFHLGIQQIWARQYERGKNVLRTLLVGNGKTAMMLTQELQKKRSRFQPIAALAPYGGGEKILSKNVPVLGKLDALERVCKEQKIDAIIQTEAPEQTPNLLLFAEGKYLEFLLAPSVIGAFRTRFHLEHTGEYPVIRFGLSPLFGWGQVAKRGLDLLISFFVLLIFFPWLLFCKKTKIICATGPSTDVFEKLAFLHTKNRYFFHLPEFWNVFCGQMSLVGPRPRTEDERENMPLFERRRLVIKPGIFGPSQLCLLEKKQCDARHSTEIDTAYILHWSFRKDIALLAKSFFLLLFHRS, from the coding sequence ATGAAAAACGCGCGCCCGCTCTTACTCCGAAAAATAGGAGAAATGGCAGTAGACAGCATTATTATTCCAATCGCATTTGTTGTGTCTTACTTTTTACGAGTGGGATCATATTTTAGTACCGATTTCCCTTTTTCGCCCTACATTGTTCTTTCCCTTATTATTACACCTGCTTTCCTCTTCTTTTTTGCGTGGTCTGGTCTCTACGCATTAGAGGAAAAACGACCGCTCGAACTTCTCAGGGCTATTAGCGTTTCATGTCTTGCTGGCTCCATGCTCTTCGTGCTTATATTTTTTTTTAAGCGCGAAATTTTCTTTTCACGACTCATTCTTCTTTTTATCTGGGGAATTTCCACTACATTTGTATTTGGGTTTCACCTTGGAATTCAACAAATATGGGCGCGCCAATACGAAAGAGGGAAAAATGTACTCCGCACGCTCCTTGTTGGAAATGGGAAAACAGCAATGATGTTGACACAAGAGCTTCAGAAAAAACGATCTCGCTTTCAGCCCATTGCCGCACTTGCTCCGTATGGAGGGGGAGAAAAAATCCTTTCCAAAAATGTTCCCGTGCTCGGAAAACTTGATGCACTCGAACGAGTGTGCAAAGAACAGAAAATTGATGCCATTATTCAAACAGAAGCACCCGAGCAAACGCCAAATCTGCTCTTATTTGCCGAGGGGAAATATCTTGAGTTTCTCCTTGCCCCCTCTGTTATTGGGGCATTTCGAACACGTTTTCATTTGGAGCATACTGGAGAGTATCCTGTTATTCGCTTTGGGCTTTCTCCGCTTTTTGGATGGGGACAGGTTGCCAAACGAGGACTTGATCTTTTGATTTCCTTCTTTGTGCTCCTCATATTCTTTCCGTGGCTTCTTTTTTGCAAAAAAACAAAAATAATATGTGCAACCGGTCCAAGCACAGATGTTTTTGAAAAGCTCGCTTTTCTTCACACGAAGAACAGATATTTTTTTCATCTTCCAGAATTTTGGAATGTATTTTGTGGACAAATGTCTCTCGTGGGACCGCGTCCACGAACCGAGGATGAACGAGAAAACATGCCTCTTTTTGAACGACGTCGCCTCGTCATTAAGCCAGGTATTTTTGGTCCATCTCAACTCTGCTTGCTAGAGAAAAAACAGTGTGATGCTCGTCATTCAACAGAAATTGATACCGCGTACATTCTTCATTGGAGTTTTCGAAAGGACATTGCTCTTCTTGCAAAAAGCTTTTTTCTCCTCCTTTTTCACCGCTCCTAA
- a CDS encoding transposase, whose translation MVPDAKAKSLVHIIRGKVSPDSHVHSDGWKAYDGLVDFGFEKHYRVHHGKNEFARRKKHINSIESFWNYIKKKTEEVQRSSERESSFFI comes from the coding sequence ATTGTTCCCGATGCCAAAGCAAAGAGTCTGGTGCATATAATCAGAGGGAAAGTGTCGCCAGATTCTCATGTCCATTCTGATGGTTGGAAGGCATATGACGGACTGGTGGATTTTGGATTCGAGAAGCACTATCGAGTACACCACGGAAAGAATGAATTTGCGAGAAGGAAGAAACATATCAACAGTATTGAATCCTTTTGGAATTATATCAAAAAGAAGACTGAGGAAGTTCAACGGAGTTCAGAAAGAGAAAGTTCTTTCTTCATTTAA
- the rpmE gene encoding 50S ribosomal protein L31 encodes MKTDIHPPVFIAQFTCSCGATHNIGNTTLKETHVEICSECHPFYTGKQKLVDTTGRVDKFRKKEQAAQQK; translated from the coding sequence ATGAAAACTGATATTCATCCACCGGTATTTATTGCACAGTTTACCTGCAGTTGTGGTGCAACACACAACATTGGTAACACAACGCTTAAGGAGACGCATGTGGAAATATGCTCAGAGTGTCATCCGTTTTACACGGGAAAACAGAAATTGGTCGACACAACAGGGCGTGTTGATAAATTTCGTAAAAAAGAACAAGCGGCACAACAAAAGTAG
- a CDS encoding ComF family protein gives MLPKLPMKNITAGLSVLINFFFPSECIGCQREDVWLCEHCQKNIYSGHWAFPEEVLGIGKLFAMTDYHNPLVSRAIRRIKFGYCQEMLRDLDPFFKNRLQNVVLPKNAILVPVPLHFFRKNMRGFNQAELFAETISKHLKRPVKNLLRRTRNTPPQTTLTGNERRKNLSEAFHVIQSEYQGNPLILVDDVTTTHTTLQECASVLKKAGFSPVGAMVFAKSSENTPSLD, from the coding sequence ATGCTTCCCAAACTCCCTATGAAAAATATTACTGCTGGTCTATCGGTGCTTATCAACTTCTTCTTTCCTTCTGAATGCATCGGATGCCAGCGGGAAGATGTCTGGCTTTGTGAGCATTGTCAAAAAAATATTTATTCGGGACACTGGGCTTTTCCAGAGGAAGTTCTTGGTATTGGAAAACTATTCGCCATGACCGATTATCATAATCCACTTGTTTCTCGTGCTATTCGACGCATCAAATTTGGATACTGCCAAGAAATGCTGAGAGATCTTGATCCATTTTTTAAAAACCGACTTCAGAACGTTGTTCTTCCTAAAAATGCGATTTTGGTTCCGGTACCACTTCATTTTTTTCGAAAAAATATGCGAGGATTCAATCAAGCAGAACTTTTTGCAGAGACAATAAGTAAACACCTCAAGAGACCGGTAAAAAACCTTCTTCGGCGAACACGAAATACACCACCACAAACCACACTTACGGGAAACGAGCGACGAAAAAATCTTTCGGAAGCCTTTCATGTAATACAATCAGAATACCAAGGGAATCCTCTTATTTTGGTGGATGATGTCACCACAACACACACAACGCTTCAGGAATGTGCGTCTGTCCTTAAAAAAGCTGGATTTTCTCCGGTGGGAGCAATGGTGTTTGCAAAAAGCAGTGAGAATACTCCTTCTCTTGATTGA